The Saprospiraceae bacterium genomic interval ATATCAGGATGACCCGTTATATCTTTTGAAGCAGTAGCCTTACAACCATATTCATTGCTGATGCGAACTGAATAGTTCCCAGGTTCAGATAGCTTTATGGTTGCGGTGGTATCTCCGGTGTTCCACAAGTACTGACTAGCAGGTGAGGCCTGAAGTTCAATGCTGTCTCCCGGACAAATTCCAAAGGGTCCCGAAATATGGACTACTGGTACTGGATTTACCTGAACCGTAAGTTGCTTGCTAACGAGCGTTTGTTCTTTGCAATTCAAATCCAATTGAATAGAATACTTACCGGGTGTATTGAACGTAAACAATAAATGGTGATCCTGATGAAGTGCTGTATGCGGCCAACTGCTGTTGAGTTCAAGAGCATGGAGGGGATATCCCAATTTAACAAGTGAGGAGTCATTCAGAAGGAGGGAATCTTGCAGACATAGTTGATAACTCACTGAATCAGGCCAGTTGTTATTCAGAATAACAGGACTATTGGCAGCAACTCTTGTAATTCTATGGTTCCTGTTTAGATTGTAATCATTGTCATTGGGTAAGCTTATTTTTTCTTTACTCATCAAAAATGACAAGGCATCGTAGCGCACGACGAAAAAATAGGATTGATGGGGAATGGCTTTTGTAAACAATACACCCACATTAAAATGGGTATCTACCACAACACTGTCGGATCTCAGGAAGGCAGCCCGCCTTTCAATCAATTGGGTAGAATCATTGCCATCGCGCAATTCGACAAGGACCCAGCGCAAAATATCAGGAGGAATGGTTTTTACGGATTCTGTGCCCGCATAATTAAACGGAGAAACATGAAAGGGCTGTGTTTTGGATAGCGGGGGTCTTAATCCGCTAAAACATTCCGGATCAAGTGGAATTTCTAATTTAGCAACGGGAGGAGGAGGAATGCAACGCCCTGTTAAATTGGCATCCATCCAGTTCAGCCGATTGCGTATCCATGTTTTGAGTCGATTCATTTCATCCGGATAAGAACTCGCGATATAGGCATTGAAGCCCCCGGGATTGGTTCCCAGGATTCGCCACTTCGCAAAATGTCTTTTTTGCGCAGCATCCAGGGTATCGAATGCATAATGGTTTAATAAACTAAAAAGATAATGGGTATCGAGAATGGTTTTTCTCAACTCCAGGTATCTGCATTTCACGGCATTGGTGTAATTGCTATCCTGCAATAACCTTCTCCACATCACCGGAGTGGGAAGAGTGGCTGGCATGCATCCGTCGTACATCCAACCGTTCGTTTGGGCACCCGAACAAAAACTCGCATTGCCAAACGCAAAATTGTAATCCCATACGGGTCCCGCTTTCAATTGCCCTTTACTTCCATCTTCTTCGAGCTTTTCTTTGTAGAAAAAGCTGCTTGCTTTATAAGCATCGATGTTGCGCGACAATTCGGTGAGCAAAAAATAATCGATGAAGGAATTGACGCTCAAATATTTTCGATATCCGTTTTTGGGGTCGGCAAATCCGGCAGAACTGATCGACAATTCAATTGAATCGATATAACTTCGAATGTAATTTTGTTGTTTCAGTTTGATGTCATCCGATTCGGGGTAATGGTACAACCAGGTGATGTCCGTGTTTGTCGTTGATTTTACTTTGGAAACAAAGCTCAGATCCGAAGCATTGTTCTTTTTGTCGATCTTCATGATATACCCCCCGGTCAGGTCCCGCCCTGCTGTATCTTCAGCTGTGAGCTTTGCGATGTCCACGCGGTCAGCACCTCTTTTGATGGATTCCATCATGATGTAAATTCCAACATATTCATTGTTGAGGATCACTTCACAAAATCGCGTGCGGGGTCCCCAGTGGCCCATGTTATTCCAAA includes:
- a CDS encoding CotH kinase family protein, whose translation is MKTLLAKSIMAICLFSFSIHAQVVRLDSSNLPICIIDTRGKTIVNEPKILAHMKIIDNERGKINKVTDKNFNYNNFIAIEIRGNSSQFYPQKQYGLELRDSTTGEDLDASILGMPEEEDWVLYAPYNDISMLRNVLTYHLWNNMGHWGPRTRFCEVILNNEYVGIYIMMESIKRGADRVDIAKLTAEDTAGRDLTGGYIMKIDKKNNASDLSFVSKVKSTTNTDITWLYHYPESDDIKLKQQNYIRSYIDSIELSISSAGFADPKNGYRKYLSVNSFIDYFLLTELSRNIDAYKASSFFYKEKLEEDGSKGQLKAGPVWDYNFAFGNASFCSGAQTNGWMYDGCMPATLPTPVMWRRLLQDSNYTNAVKCRYLELRKTILDTHYLFSLLNHYAFDTLDAAQKRHFAKWRILGTNPGGFNAYIASSYPDEMNRLKTWIRNRLNWMDANLTGRCIPPPPVAKLEIPLDPECFSGLRPPLSKTQPFHVSPFNYAGTESVKTIPPDILRWVLVELRDGNDSTQLIERRAAFLRSDSVVVDTHFNVGVLFTKAIPHQSYFFVVRYDALSFLMSKEKISLPNDNDYNLNRNHRITRVAANSPVILNNNWPDSVSYQLCLQDSLLLNDSSLVKLGYPLHALELNSSWPHTALHQDHHLLFTFNTPGKYSIQLDLNCKEQTLVSKQLTVQVNPVPVVHISGPFGICPGDSIELQASPASQYLWNTGDTTATIKLSEPGNYSVRISNEYGCKATASKDITGHPDIQGKIAAVPGSTANTCKLYFIPEDLAQIYTYLWSTGSTADTIETAEPLVTLEVSDSNSCTKLFQVLCNPVGNADHHSNLVQILPNPNSGTFQITSDHSIQSLLLYSGAGSLVYSFYRNSNQTDVQSIQIEHLEKGIYFGKLITDSGGTVFKVIVD